The genomic stretch CGATCGCGCGGGCGGTGGACAAGCGGCGGCGCGAGTTCGCCACCGTCCGCGCCTGCGCGCGCCACGCGCTCGCCCGTCTCGGCCGCCCCCCTGTGCCGCTGTTACCGGGGGAGCGGGGTGCGCCCCGCTGGCCGCACGGCGTCGTCGGAAGTATGACCCACTGCGAGGGCTACCGCGGTGCGGCCGTGGCCATGGACGACGACATGCTGACCGTGGGGCTCGACGCCGAGCCCCACGCCCCCCTGCCCGACGGCGTGCTCGGGGCCGTCTCGCTCGACAGTGAACGCCGCATGCTCGCCGAGCTGGCGGCCGCGGCCGGGGACGTGTGCTGGGACCGGCTGCTGTTCAGCGCGAAGGAGTCGGTGTACAAGGCGTGGTATCCGCTCGTCGGGAAAATGCTGGACTTCGACGAGGCCGAACTCGACTTCGACCCGTCCGGCGCCTTCCGGGCACGCCTGCTGGTCCCCGGCCCGCTGGTGAACGGCGCGCAGCTGACCGGCTTCCACGGCCGCTGGCTGGTGCGCGACGGGCTGGTCATGACGGCCATCGCGGTCGCGGCGCAGGCCTCGCCCGCATAATGCTGCGGTTTTAGCGGCGATTTAGGAATAATGCCTAAGTTGCTCCCATGTCTGAATGCAGGGTATGCGGCGGCGTAGTCGATGAATTCTTCGATTTCGGCCGCCAGCCATTGTCCGACGTATTCTGCAAGGAGGCCGCCCCGAGCGACGAATTCTTCTTCAGGCTGGCCGTCGGCGTGTGCGGCTCCTGCACGATGGTCCAGCTCATGGAGGAAGTGCCGCGCGAGCGCATGTTCCACGAGGACTACCCGTACCGGTCCTCGGGTTCGGCGACCATGCGCGGCCACTTCGAGAAGGTGGCCCACACCTTCCTCCAGACCGAGCTGACCGGCCCCGATCCGTTCATCGTGGAGATCGGCTGCAACGACGGCGCCATGCTGCGCAGCATCCAGGAGGCCGGCATCCGGCACTTGGGCGTCGAGCCGTCCGGTGGCGTCGCGGACGTGGCCCGCGCGGCGGGCGTGCAGGTGCGGACCGCGTTCTTCGAGGAGTCGACGGCGCGGGAGATAGCGGCGGAGCACGGGCCGGCGAACGTGATTTACGCCGCCAACACCATCTGCCACATTCCCTATCTCGGCTCCATTTTCGCCGGAGTGTCGGCGCTGCTCGCCGACGACGGCGTATTCCTCTTCGAGGACCCGTATCTCGGGGAGATCGTCAAGCGCGCGTCCTTCGACCAGATCTACGACGAGCATTTCTATTTCTTCAGCGCCCACTCCGTGCGGGCGGCGGCGCGCCGCTTCGGCCTGGAACTGGTGGACGTCGAGCGGCTGCCGGTCCACGGCGGTGAGCTGCGGTACACGATCGCCCGCAGCGGCTCCCGGCCAGTGAGCGCGATGGTGACGGAGGTGCTGGCGGAAGAGGCGGAGCAGCGGCTTCACGACCCCGCGACGTTCCAGGATCTTGCCGCGCGCATCCGCCGCAACTGCCAGGACCTGGTCACGTTGTTGCGCGAGCTGAAGGACAAGGGGCGGCGTGTGGTCGCCTATGGCGCCACGGCCAAGAGCGCCACGGTCGCCAATTACTGCGGCATCGGGCCCGATCTGGTCTCGGCCGTCTACGACATCACCCCCGAGAAGCAGGGCCTGTACACGCCCGGCATGCACATCCCAGTGCG from Nonomuraea polychroma encodes the following:
- a CDS encoding class I SAM-dependent methyltransferase, coding for MSECRVCGGVVDEFFDFGRQPLSDVFCKEAAPSDEFFFRLAVGVCGSCTMVQLMEEVPRERMFHEDYPYRSSGSATMRGHFEKVAHTFLQTELTGPDPFIVEIGCNDGAMLRSIQEAGIRHLGVEPSGGVADVARAAGVQVRTAFFEESTAREIAAEHGPANVIYAANTICHIPYLGSIFAGVSALLADDGVFLFEDPYLGEIVKRASFDQIYDEHFYFFSAHSVRAAARRFGLELVDVERLPVHGGELRYTIARSGSRPVSAMVTEVLAEEAEQRLHDPATFQDLAARIRRNCQDLVTLLRELKDKGRRVVAYGATAKSATVANYCGIGPDLVSAVYDITPEKQGLYTPGMHIPVRPMEEFHTTYPDYTLLFAWNFADEILAKESGYRDSGGKWILYVPDVHVL
- a CDS encoding 4'-phosphopantetheinyl transferase family protein, translated to MIEEILPREVVSVESFGDLDEELFPEEEAAIARAVDKRRREFATVRACARHALARLGRPPVPLLPGERGAPRWPHGVVGSMTHCEGYRGAAVAMDDDMLTVGLDAEPHAPLPDGVLGAVSLDSERRMLAELAAAAGDVCWDRLLFSAKESVYKAWYPLVGKMLDFDEAELDFDPSGAFRARLLVPGPLVNGAQLTGFHGRWLVRDGLVMTAIAVAAQASPA